One Stenotrophomonas sp. SAU14A_NAIMI4_5 DNA segment encodes these proteins:
- a CDS encoding LysR family transcriptional regulator ArgP: MDLVHPQLAAFAAVLEEGSFEAAARRLAISPSALSQRIKALEDRLGQVLLVRQAPCRPTAAGEILLRSVRPMQLLQAEALAELLPERGNDATRTPIPLAVNDDSLDTWFVAAIAELHQRHGYLFDLRMDDQDHTLELLRDGSVLGAVTAEGRALKGCNVHPLGAMRYHAIASPAFARRWFGKGMQADALAVAPMIVFNRKDELQARFLRRLTRARLQPPVHYLPSSTGFVEAAARGLGWCLAPETLIAPALAAGSVVVLEPDRWLDVPLYWQHAAVRSSTLQQITQALRSAAEGCLR; this comes from the coding sequence ATGGACCTGGTACACCCGCAACTGGCTGCCTTCGCCGCAGTACTGGAAGAAGGCAGTTTCGAAGCCGCCGCCCGCCGCCTGGCGATCAGCCCGTCGGCGCTGTCACAGCGGATCAAGGCGCTGGAGGACCGCCTCGGCCAGGTGCTGCTGGTGCGCCAGGCACCGTGCCGCCCCACCGCTGCCGGCGAGATCCTGCTGCGCAGCGTGCGGCCGATGCAGCTCCTGCAGGCCGAGGCACTGGCCGAGCTGCTGCCCGAGCGCGGCAATGACGCCACGCGCACGCCGATCCCGCTGGCGGTCAACGACGACTCGCTGGACACCTGGTTCGTCGCCGCCATCGCCGAGCTGCACCAGCGCCATGGCTACCTGTTCGACCTGCGCATGGACGACCAGGACCACACCCTCGAACTGCTGCGCGATGGCAGCGTCCTCGGCGCGGTTACCGCCGAAGGCCGCGCGTTGAAGGGCTGCAACGTGCACCCGCTGGGGGCGATGCGCTACCACGCCATCGCCTCGCCGGCCTTCGCCCGCCGCTGGTTCGGCAAGGGCATGCAGGCCGATGCGCTGGCCGTGGCGCCGATGATCGTGTTCAACCGCAAGGACGAACTGCAGGCGCGTTTCCTGCGCCGCCTCACGCGTGCGCGGCTGCAGCCGCCGGTGCACTACCTGCCCTCCTCCACCGGTTTCGTCGAAGCCGCCGCGCGCGGACTGGGCTGGTGCCTGGCGCCGGAAACGCTGATCGCGCCGGCGCTGGCTGCAGGGAGCGTAGTTGTGCTGGAACCAGACCGATGGCTGGATGTGCCGCTGTACTGGCAGCATGCCGCGGTGCGTTCCAGCACGCTGCAGCAGATCACCCAGGCGCTGCGCAGCGCCGCGGAGGGTTGTCTGCGCTGA
- a CDS encoding VOC family protein, producing MSQTVIPQLRMLHADTTLPFYVQGLGFAVDWEHRFGAGMPLFAQLTREGQTLFLSEHAGDCQPGGAVYFKVDDVDAVFRAFSAAGVPILQPPHDTDWGTREMLLVDPDGNRLRFATHSD from the coding sequence ATGTCCCAGACCGTCATCCCGCAGCTGCGCATGCTGCACGCCGACACCACCCTGCCGTTCTACGTGCAGGGCCTGGGCTTCGCCGTCGACTGGGAGCATCGCTTCGGCGCGGGCATGCCGCTGTTCGCCCAGCTCACCCGCGAGGGCCAGACCCTGTTCCTCAGCGAACATGCCGGCGATTGCCAGCCCGGCGGCGCGGTGTACTTCAAGGTCGATGACGTGGACGCGGTGTTCCGCGCCTTCAGCGCCGCTGGCGTGCCCATCCTGCAGCCACCGCACGATACCGACTGGGGTACCCGCGAGATGCTGCTGGTGGACCCTGACGGCAACCGCCTGCGCTTTGCCACCCACAGCGACTGA
- a CDS encoding glycine zipper 2TM domain-containing protein — MNTSLRVLLLGSLLAASSVASAQSYGPRDEGRKFNDGSRVVCKNVEVQRNSRDPNRIAGTATGAVVGGLLGNQVGGGNGKKLATVAGAVAGGAAGRQIQGNHQNKTGDRVVERRCERVYR; from the coding sequence ATGAACACGTCCCTTCGCGTACTGCTGCTCGGCAGCCTGTTGGCGGCTTCGTCGGTAGCCAGCGCACAGAGCTATGGCCCGCGCGATGAAGGCCGCAAGTTCAACGATGGCAGCCGCGTGGTCTGCAAGAACGTGGAAGTGCAGCGCAACTCGCGCGATCCCAACCGCATCGCCGGTACGGCTACCGGTGCCGTGGTCGGCGGCCTGCTGGGCAATCAGGTGGGTGGCGGCAACGGCAAGAAGCTGGCGACTGTGGCCGGTGCCGTGGCCGGCGGTGCAGCTGGCCGCCAGATCCAGGGCAACCACCAGAACAAGACCGGTGACCGCGTGGTCGAGCGCCGCTGCGAGCGCGTCTACCGCTGA
- a CDS encoding metallophosphoesterase: protein MLHRRLLHPALLLLPLALLGAPSLQARGVATPAEHVDADGPYVFRVGDQLRAKWICGDQVQMRTLPADAEGTDFTPQCGYAHSVHVLPPVAPSVSVLPATPRIVAVSDIHGQYGLLVRLLRANKVIDAQDQWALGKDTLVIAGDVFDRGPQVTEAFWLLYGLQQQAAAAGGAVHFVLGNHETMVLYDDLRYVNPKYLRSAQLLGRSYPQLYAGDSVIGQWLRTRPVLLKIGDTLFLHGGISPEAVQLALDPATTNAAYQASLGTPKAEVKADPATAPLYDGKTSPIWYRGYFDGQLDSNGVQAVLDQLHLKRIVVGHTSMPHVSTFHGGRVIAIDSSIKNGENGELLFIENGTLSRGLLDGTRVPLAEGVPGVDG, encoded by the coding sequence ATGCTGCACCGCCGCCTGCTCCACCCCGCCCTGCTGCTGTTGCCGCTGGCCCTGCTGGGCGCGCCGTCGCTGCAGGCGCGCGGGGTGGCCACGCCGGCCGAGCACGTCGACGCCGATGGTCCCTACGTGTTCCGCGTCGGCGACCAGCTGCGGGCGAAGTGGATCTGCGGCGACCAGGTGCAGATGCGCACCCTCCCGGCCGATGCCGAAGGCACCGATTTCACCCCGCAGTGCGGCTATGCGCACAGCGTGCACGTGCTGCCGCCGGTGGCGCCCTCGGTGTCGGTGCTGCCGGCCACGCCGCGCATCGTTGCGGTGTCCGACATCCACGGCCAGTACGGCCTGCTGGTGCGGCTGCTGCGCGCCAACAAGGTGATCGACGCGCAGGACCAGTGGGCGCTGGGCAAGGACACCCTGGTGATCGCCGGCGATGTGTTCGACCGCGGCCCGCAGGTGACCGAGGCGTTCTGGCTGCTGTACGGGCTGCAGCAGCAGGCCGCGGCGGCCGGCGGCGCGGTGCACTTCGTGCTCGGCAACCACGAAACCATGGTGCTCTACGACGACCTGCGCTACGTCAATCCCAAGTACCTGCGCAGCGCCCAGCTGCTGGGCCGCAGCTACCCGCAGCTGTATGCAGGCGATTCGGTGATCGGCCAGTGGCTGCGCACCCGTCCGGTGCTGCTGAAGATCGGTGACACCCTGTTCCTGCACGGCGGCATCTCGCCCGAGGCGGTGCAGCTGGCGCTGGACCCGGCCACCACCAATGCCGCCTACCAGGCCTCGCTGGGCACGCCCAAGGCCGAGGTGAAGGCAGACCCGGCCACCGCGCCGCTGTACGACGGCAAGACCAGCCCGATCTGGTACCGCGGCTATTTCGATGGCCAGCTGGACAGCAACGGCGTGCAGGCCGTGCTCGACCAGCTGCACCTGAAGCGCATCGTGGTCGGCCACACCTCGATGCCGCACGTCAGCACCTTCCATGGTGGCCGCGTGATCGCCATCGACAGCAGCATCAAGAACGGCGAGAACGGCGAGCTGCTGTTCATCGAGAACGGCACGCTCAGCCGCGGCCTGCTGGACGGTACGCGCGTGCCGTTGGCCGAAGGCGTGCCGGGCGTGGATGGCTGA
- a CDS encoding LysE/ArgO family amino acid transporter produces the protein MWITAALAGLFAGAGLIIAIGAQNAFVLRQGLQRRHVGMVVLACMGADIALILAGVGGMGALVLQWPLLLQVLRFGGAAFLGWYGLQAGLRAWRGGSALAAASSEGGNRRQVLLACLAFTLLNPHVYLDTVVLLGSLSTRYPGELRWAFAGGACVASVLWFCALGYGARLLQPLFRNPNAWRVLDAGIALFMASLALLLLLRPLSP, from the coding sequence ATGTGGATTACCGCGGCCCTGGCCGGTCTGTTTGCAGGTGCCGGCCTGATCATCGCCATCGGCGCCCAGAATGCCTTCGTCCTGCGCCAGGGGCTGCAGCGCCGCCATGTGGGCATGGTGGTGCTGGCCTGCATGGGCGCGGACATCGCGCTGATCCTGGCCGGGGTGGGCGGCATGGGCGCGCTGGTGCTGCAGTGGCCGCTGCTGCTGCAGGTGCTGCGCTTCGGCGGTGCGGCGTTCCTTGGCTGGTACGGGTTGCAGGCCGGCCTGCGTGCCTGGCGCGGCGGCAGTGCATTGGCCGCCGCCAGCAGCGAAGGTGGCAACCGGCGGCAGGTGCTGCTGGCCTGCCTGGCCTTCACCCTGCTCAACCCGCACGTCTATCTGGATACGGTGGTGCTGCTGGGCAGCCTGTCCACGCGCTATCCCGGCGAGCTGCGCTGGGCGTTCGCCGGTGGTGCCTGCGTGGCCAGCGTGTTGTGGTTCTGCGCGCTGGGCTACGGCGCGCGCCTGCTGCAGCCGCTGTTCCGCAACCCGAACGCCTGGCGCGTACTGGATGCAGGCATCGCGCTGTTCATGGCGAGCCTGGCGTTGTTGCTGCTGCTGCGCCCGCTGTCGCCATGA
- the map gene encoding type I methionyl aminopeptidase has translation MVKRPDEIALMAESGRLLAQVFAALDALPLEGRSTMDINDFVERMIVDELHARPASKGQYGFPYVLNTSIDNVICHGVPNHEDVLRSGQIVNLDITLEKNGYIADSSTTYLVGEVDYAARKLVTVAYQAMWKGIAAVRPGARLGDIGHAIARHARSHGYSVVKEYCGHGIGQEMHEDPQILHYGHAGTGLELQEGMVFTIEPMLNQGKPAIRQLPDEWPVYTRDGKLSAQFEHTVAVTAQGVRVLTLRPDEAPLCVIDAA, from the coding sequence ATGGTCAAGCGCCCCGACGAGATCGCGCTGATGGCCGAGTCCGGGCGCCTGCTCGCGCAGGTGTTCGCCGCACTCGACGCCCTGCCGCTGGAAGGCCGCAGCACGATGGACATCAACGACTTCGTCGAGCGGATGATCGTCGACGAACTGCACGCGCGGCCGGCCAGCAAGGGCCAGTACGGCTTCCCGTACGTGCTCAACACCTCCATCGACAACGTCATCTGCCACGGCGTGCCCAACCATGAGGACGTGCTGCGCAGCGGGCAGATCGTCAACCTCGACATCACCCTGGAAAAGAACGGCTACATCGCCGATTCCAGCACCACCTACCTGGTGGGCGAGGTCGACTACGCCGCGCGCAAGCTGGTGACCGTGGCCTACCAGGCCATGTGGAAGGGCATTGCCGCGGTGCGCCCCGGCGCGCGTTTGGGCGACATCGGCCACGCCATCGCCCGCCATGCGCGCAGCCACGGCTACAGCGTGGTGAAGGAATACTGCGGCCACGGCATCGGCCAGGAAATGCACGAGGACCCGCAGATCCTGCATTACGGCCACGCCGGCACCGGCCTCGAGCTGCAGGAAGGCATGGTGTTCACCATCGAACCGATGCTCAACCAGGGCAAACCGGCCATCCGCCAGTTGCCGGACGAATGGCCGGTGTACACGCGCGACGGCAAGCTCTCAGCGCAGTTCGAGCACACCGTGGCGGTGACCGCGCAGGGTGTGCGCGTGCTGACCCTGCGCCCGGACGAAGCCCCGCTGTGCGTGATTGACGCGGCCTAG
- a CDS encoding efflux RND transporter periplasmic adaptor subunit, protein MSDVLHDESTTPPGKRRVGIILVVVLLAVVVLGLWLAWRRPADQIQGMADADTLNVAAKITARVAELKVREGDRVQAGQIVFLLDSPEVAAKEQQAHGALAAAQAVADKADEGARSEDIRAAEANWKRAEAGATLAEATARRVQNLFNEGVMTRQKRDEAQAQATSSRELARAARAQFDMALAGAREQDKRAAQGQVQQAQGAVAEVNAARAEVEGRAPVAGEINKRMADPGELVPAGYPVFTLVDIDRMWVSMNLRESQMQGLKVGSTLRGSIPALDQDAEFKVYFINPAGDYATWRTTRQSSGYDVRSFEVRVRPVRRIEGFRPGMSVLFAWPPH, encoded by the coding sequence ATGAGTGACGTGCTGCACGACGAATCCACCACGCCGCCCGGCAAGCGCCGCGTGGGCATCATCCTGGTGGTGGTGCTGCTGGCCGTGGTGGTGCTGGGCCTGTGGCTGGCCTGGCGCCGGCCGGCCGACCAGATCCAGGGCATGGCCGACGCCGATACCCTCAACGTCGCCGCCAAGATCACCGCCCGCGTGGCCGAACTGAAGGTGCGCGAAGGTGACCGCGTGCAGGCCGGGCAGATCGTGTTCCTGCTCGACAGCCCGGAAGTGGCGGCCAAGGAACAGCAGGCCCACGGCGCACTGGCCGCCGCGCAGGCAGTGGCCGACAAGGCCGACGAGGGCGCGCGCAGCGAGGACATCCGCGCCGCCGAAGCCAACTGGAAGCGGGCCGAGGCCGGTGCCACCCTGGCCGAAGCAACTGCGCGCCGCGTGCAGAACCTGTTCAACGAAGGGGTGATGACCCGGCAGAAGCGCGATGAGGCGCAGGCCCAGGCCACCAGTTCGCGCGAACTGGCCCGTGCCGCGCGCGCCCAGTTCGACATGGCGCTGGCCGGGGCACGCGAGCAGGACAAGCGTGCGGCACAGGGCCAGGTGCAGCAGGCGCAGGGTGCGGTGGCCGAGGTCAACGCTGCACGTGCCGAAGTGGAAGGCCGCGCACCGGTGGCCGGCGAGATCAACAAGCGCATGGCCGATCCCGGCGAACTGGTGCCGGCGGGCTATCCGGTGTTCACCCTGGTCGACATCGACCGCATGTGGGTGTCGATGAACCTGCGCGAGTCGCAGATGCAGGGCCTGAAGGTCGGCAGCACCCTGCGCGGCAGCATCCCGGCACTGGACCAGGACGCCGAATTCAAGGTGTATTTCATCAATCCGGCCGGCGACTACGCCACCTGGCGCACCACCCGCCAGTCCTCCGGCTACGACGTCCGCAGCTTCGAGGTGCGGGTGCGCCCGGTACGCCGCATCGAGGGCTTCCGCCCCGGCATGAGCGTGCTGTTCGCATGGCCCCCGCACTGA
- a CDS encoding response regulator, protein MSTGNGDCILVVEDEPELARLVQDYLHASGYRTEWVADGAQVMAAHARVQPALVLLDLMLPNRDGIALCRDLRAVGEVPVIMVTARVEEVDRLLGLEVGADDYICKPFSPREMVARVGAVLRRAGARGTVAAGPAPGLQLDEPGGRASLHGQWLDLTPVEFRLLRTLTASPGRIWSRDQLMDHLYADHRVVADRTVDSHVRNLRRKLMDGGGSDWIKSIYSVGFRWDA, encoded by the coding sequence ATGAGCACCGGCAACGGCGACTGCATCCTGGTGGTGGAAGACGAGCCGGAACTGGCGCGCCTGGTGCAGGACTACCTGCACGCCAGCGGCTACCGCACCGAATGGGTGGCCGACGGCGCGCAGGTGATGGCCGCCCACGCACGCGTGCAGCCGGCGCTGGTGCTGCTCGACCTGATGCTGCCCAACCGTGATGGCATCGCCCTGTGCCGGGATCTGCGCGCGGTTGGGGAGGTGCCGGTGATCATGGTGACCGCGCGGGTGGAAGAGGTGGACCGCCTGCTGGGCCTGGAAGTGGGCGCCGACGATTACATCTGCAAGCCCTTCAGCCCGCGCGAGATGGTGGCGCGGGTCGGTGCCGTGCTGCGTCGTGCGGGTGCGCGGGGTACCGTGGCAGCCGGCCCTGCACCCGGCCTGCAGCTGGACGAGCCTGGCGGCCGCGCATCACTGCATGGCCAGTGGCTGGACCTGACGCCGGTGGAGTTCCGCCTGTTGCGGACGCTGACCGCATCGCCCGGCCGCATCTGGTCGCGCGACCAGCTGATGGACCACCTGTACGCCGACCACCGCGTGGTGGCGGACCGCACCGTGGACAGCCATGTCAGGAACCTGCGGCGCAAGCTGATGGACGGCGGCGGCAGTGACTGGATCAAGTCGATCTACAGCGTCGGCTTCCGCTGGGACGCGTAG
- a CDS encoding ParD-like family protein, with product MGIVNIDDTLHDQLRRACTVSSRSINAQANFWIRVGMLCELNPTLSFQDIVASELRAAGVQPPLLAPGQA from the coding sequence ATGGGCATCGTCAACATCGATGACACCCTGCACGACCAGCTGCGTCGTGCCTGCACCGTCTCCAGCCGGTCCATCAACGCCCAGGCCAACTTCTGGATCCGGGTCGGCATGCTGTGCGAACTGAACCCGACCCTGAGCTTCCAGGACATCGTCGCCAGCGAACTGCGCGCGGCCGGCGTGCAGCCGCCGCTGCTGGCCCCCGGGCAGGCCTGA
- a CDS encoding TolC family protein: protein MLTATSIAQTAADPASAPALQWEQARQRLEQVSDALAAADAGVRNKQELQEATRLLRLPEITGEVRRLQFQKTLTLPLGSLAPVAEAYGIDSPLSFTERDWRTRPVVTAVLPLYTGGVIPAAQRAASAASEQASAEREAQRQSLTVQLAQAYFGQRLAEQAVDVRRDVRDGLNRHLSDAEKLEREGFATRAQRLQATVARDKAEREYQKTLNDLATLQAALATLLRSGGEVRPLSPLFVQRAPLEPVASFERTAQARQPQIRRLQAMVAQAEQGVRVQQAKLKPQIFAFGQYDFRRRDEMLTDPDWAFGIGVKYTFLSPSSRPAQISAARAQQEQAEAGLREAENQVALGVRKAWNELESARQQFVLLDSSIAQAQENLRLQELAFREGQATSLDVIDARLGLGGARVERAQAAYQYDIALAQLLEVSGQMDRFEDYRRRADEVIDHE from the coding sequence CTGCTGACGGCCACCAGCATCGCGCAGACGGCGGCCGACCCAGCCTCGGCCCCTGCCCTGCAATGGGAACAGGCTCGACAGCGGCTTGAACAGGTTTCCGATGCGCTGGCGGCGGCCGATGCCGGTGTGCGCAACAAGCAGGAACTGCAGGAAGCCACGCGCCTGCTGCGCCTGCCCGAGATCACCGGCGAAGTGCGCCGCCTGCAGTTCCAGAAGACCCTCACTCTTCCGCTGGGCTCGCTGGCACCGGTGGCCGAAGCCTATGGCATCGATTCGCCGCTGAGCTTCACCGAACGCGACTGGCGCACCCGCCCGGTGGTGACCGCGGTGCTGCCGCTATACACCGGCGGCGTGATCCCGGCGGCGCAACGTGCGGCCAGCGCCGCGAGCGAACAGGCCAGCGCCGAACGCGAGGCGCAGCGCCAGTCGCTGACCGTGCAGCTGGCCCAGGCCTATTTCGGGCAGCGCCTGGCCGAACAGGCCGTGGACGTGCGCCGCGACGTGCGCGACGGCCTCAACCGCCACCTGTCCGACGCGGAGAAACTGGAACGCGAGGGCTTCGCCACCCGCGCGCAGCGCCTGCAGGCCACCGTGGCCCGCGACAAGGCCGAGCGTGAGTACCAGAAGACCCTCAACGACCTGGCCACGTTGCAGGCCGCGCTGGCGACCCTGCTGCGCAGCGGTGGCGAGGTGCGCCCGCTGTCGCCGCTGTTCGTGCAGCGCGCGCCGCTGGAACCGGTGGCCAGCTTCGAACGCACCGCGCAGGCACGACAGCCGCAGATCCGCCGCCTGCAGGCGATGGTTGCCCAGGCCGAACAGGGCGTGCGCGTGCAGCAGGCCAAGTTGAAGCCGCAGATCTTCGCCTTCGGCCAGTACGACTTCCGCCGCCGCGACGAGATGCTGACCGATCCGGACTGGGCCTTCGGCATCGGCGTGAAATACACCTTCCTCTCGCCCAGTTCGCGGCCGGCGCAGATCAGTGCGGCACGCGCGCAGCAGGAACAGGCCGAAGCCGGCCTGCGCGAAGCCGAGAACCAGGTCGCCCTCGGCGTGCGCAAGGCATGGAACGAACTGGAAAGCGCGCGCCAGCAGTTCGTGCTGCTGGACAGCAGCATCGCCCAGGCACAGGAAAACCTGCGCCTGCAGGAGCTGGCCTTCCGCGAGGGACAGGCGACGTCGCTGGATGTCATCGACGCGCGGCTGGGCCTGGGTGGCGCCCGCGTCGAACGCGCACAGGCCGCCTACCAGTACGACATCGCCCTGGCGCAACTGTTGGAAGTGAGTGGACAGATGGACCGTTTCGAAGACTATCGGCGCCGTGCGGACGAGGTGATCGACCATGAGTGA
- a CDS encoding ABC transporter permease — protein MSAVWASLRQTLLAVLLDRYAIVVMVGAVILYSFFYPAAYRHQVAGNLPILVVDQDHSATSRELLRKLDALRVARVVGQPADIDSARRLLEAGDAEGIVLIPANLERDILRGHPAKLVLLGNGAYLGRASWVLGSVADALGSFGREAAVTQAAFMGVPQAPPVTLVQRPLYNTQEGYGSAIVPGVAELIVHQTLLMGIGVLLGGRRLALGRRLRFDLPTLAGMALGFGLIGLFGLFYYAGFTAWVQDYPRGGNPLGQLFGGTLFIAATVAFGLFVGSFFRTRERAFQYIIATSIPLFFLANLSWPTVMTPPPLVWLSQLLPTTSGINLMVRLTQMDASPADVSHELLTLGVLLLLYGSLAVWRLHSQKGDGGD, from the coding sequence ATGAGCGCGGTCTGGGCCAGCCTGCGGCAGACGTTGCTGGCGGTGCTGCTGGACCGCTACGCCATCGTGGTGATGGTCGGCGCGGTCATCCTGTACTCGTTCTTCTACCCGGCCGCGTACCGGCACCAGGTCGCCGGCAACCTGCCGATCCTGGTGGTGGATCAGGACCACAGCGCCACCAGCCGCGAACTGCTGCGCAAGCTGGACGCGCTGCGCGTGGCCCGCGTGGTTGGCCAGCCGGCCGACATCGACAGCGCGCGCCGCCTGCTGGAAGCCGGTGATGCCGAAGGCATCGTGCTGATCCCGGCCAACCTGGAGCGCGACATCCTGCGTGGCCATCCGGCGAAGCTGGTCCTGCTCGGCAACGGTGCCTATCTGGGCCGCGCCAGCTGGGTGCTGGGCAGCGTGGCCGATGCGCTGGGATCGTTCGGGCGCGAGGCGGCGGTCACCCAGGCCGCCTTCATGGGCGTTCCGCAGGCGCCGCCGGTCACGCTGGTGCAGCGGCCGCTGTACAACACGCAGGAAGGCTATGGCAGCGCGATCGTGCCGGGCGTGGCCGAACTGATCGTGCACCAGACCCTGCTGATGGGCATCGGCGTGCTGCTTGGCGGGCGCCGTCTGGCCCTCGGCCGGCGCCTGCGCTTCGACCTGCCGACGCTGGCCGGCATGGCCCTGGGCTTCGGCCTGATCGGTCTGTTCGGGCTCTTCTACTACGCCGGGTTCACCGCCTGGGTGCAGGATTACCCGCGTGGCGGCAATCCACTCGGCCAGCTGTTCGGCGGCACGTTGTTCATCGCCGCCACGGTGGCCTTCGGCCTGTTCGTCGGCAGCTTCTTCCGCACCCGCGAACGCGCGTTCCAATACATCATCGCCACGTCCATCCCGCTGTTCTTCCTGGCCAACCTGTCCTGGCCCACGGTGATGACGCCGCCGCCGCTGGTGTGGCTGTCGCAGCTGCTGCCCACCACCTCGGGCATCAACCTGATGGTGCGGTTGACCCAGATGGACGCCAGCCCGGCCGATGTCAGCCACGAACTGCTCACCCTTGGCGTATTGCTGCTGCTCTACGGCAGCCTCGCCGTCTGGCGCCTGCACAGCCAAAAAGGGGACGGAGGGGATTAA
- a CDS encoding ABC transporter permease, whose translation MAPALIPGNGGFAASWRRELHTLRGNRADLLLVTALPLLMLVLMAWMFSPAVMRDVPIAVVDLDHSSDSRLLLRMLDASPGVRVASQPVDMDEARAQLRRLQVYAIVLVPRDVTRQALRGQQGTVFAYYNATYMTTGQSAARDIGDAVAAWNARLLRERIALQVGPGKLRAAPIAVQSDILYNPARSYELFLLPLIFPAVLSLVLALAVAGSLGREIRDGTLPGWLGRTPWPALAGKIAPYVLLFSLYGALGVAYLAWLRGDGIAGSVFLLLLGQPLFYLATAAYALFFVGVTRDMGTALSAVGLSIGTALAFSSATFPVIDAPLFTRIWHLLLPLSAYIKLQTQQQFVGAPLAVSLWPLATLLLMIIIAGGLGGWRLLAFARSTQAARPAGADA comes from the coding sequence ATGGCCCCCGCACTGATCCCGGGCAACGGCGGCTTTGCGGCGTCGTGGCGGCGCGAACTGCACACGCTGCGCGGCAATCGGGCCGACCTGCTGCTGGTCACTGCGCTGCCGTTGCTGATGCTGGTGCTGATGGCGTGGATGTTCAGCCCCGCGGTGATGCGCGATGTGCCGATTGCCGTGGTCGACCTGGACCACAGCAGCGACAGCCGCCTGCTGCTGCGCATGCTCGACGCCAGCCCCGGCGTGCGCGTGGCCAGCCAGCCGGTGGACATGGACGAGGCCCGTGCGCAGCTGCGCCGGCTGCAGGTCTACGCCATCGTGCTGGTACCACGCGATGTCACCCGGCAGGCGCTGCGCGGCCAGCAGGGCACGGTGTTCGCCTATTACAACGCCACCTACATGACCACCGGCCAGTCCGCCGCGCGTGACATCGGTGATGCGGTGGCCGCGTGGAATGCACGCCTGCTGCGCGAACGCATCGCATTGCAGGTCGGCCCCGGCAAGCTGCGCGCGGCACCGATCGCCGTGCAGTCGGACATCCTCTACAACCCTGCGCGCAGCTACGAGCTGTTCCTGCTGCCGCTGATCTTCCCCGCCGTGCTTTCGCTGGTGCTGGCGCTTGCAGTAGCCGGCAGCCTGGGCCGCGAGATCCGCGATGGCACCCTGCCCGGCTGGCTTGGGCGCACGCCGTGGCCGGCCCTCGCCGGCAAGATCGCGCCGTATGTCCTGCTGTTTTCGCTGTACGGCGCGCTGGGCGTGGCCTACCTGGCCTGGCTGCGCGGCGACGGCATCGCCGGCAGCGTGTTCCTGCTGCTGCTCGGCCAGCCCCTGTTCTATCTGGCCACCGCGGCCTACGCCCTGTTCTTCGTCGGCGTCACCCGTGACATGGGCACGGCACTGTCGGCCGTCGGCCTCAGCATCGGCACCGCGCTGGCCTTTTCCAGCGCCACCTTCCCGGTCATCGACGCACCGCTGTTCACCCGCATCTGGCACCTGCTGCTGCCGCTCAGCGCGTACATCAAGCTGCAGACCCAGCAGCAGTTCGTCGGTGCACCGCTGGCGGTGTCGCTGTGGCCGTTGGCCACGCTGCTGCTGATGATCATCATCGCCGGTGGCCTCGGTGGCTGGCGCCTGCTGGCGTTCGCCCGCAGCACGCAGGCCGCGCGACCGGCCGGGGCCGACGCATGA
- a CDS encoding ribonuclease inhibitor has product MTLHLQIDGRAITGIDSLYAEFNRVFMAGEDWQLGPSLDALDDLLYGGYGTLAGHATATVAWRDVALSRVALGVDATCAWLQAKLQQPGTFNADVIRRQLDALERGEGQTYFEIVMEIFAGHPRITLLPQ; this is encoded by the coding sequence ATGACCCTGCACCTGCAGATCGACGGACGTGCGATCACCGGCATCGACAGCCTCTATGCCGAGTTCAACCGTGTCTTCATGGCCGGCGAAGACTGGCAGCTCGGGCCCAGCCTGGATGCGCTGGACGACCTGCTGTACGGCGGCTACGGCACGCTGGCCGGGCACGCCACGGCCACCGTGGCCTGGCGCGATGTCGCGCTCAGCCGCGTCGCGCTGGGCGTGGACGCGACCTGCGCCTGGCTGCAGGCGAAACTGCAGCAGCCCGGCACCTTCAACGCCGATGTGATCCGCCGCCAGCTGGATGCGCTGGAACGCGGCGAAGGCCAGACCTATTTCGAGATCGTGATGGAGATTTTCGCCGGCCACCCGCGCATCACCCTGCTGCCGCAATGA